The Bombus huntii isolate Logan2020A chromosome 6, iyBomHunt1.1, whole genome shotgun sequence genome window below encodes:
- the LOC126866905 gene encoding RNA-binding protein 38-like isoform X1 gives MLMPGAAGLSAVGAVGAVGAPGPDELVSGLGALAGTTPQQKDTTWTKLFVGGLPYHTTDKSLREHFNVYGDIEEAVVITDRQTGKSRGYGFVIMGDRPAAERACKDPNPIIDGRKANVNLAILGAKPRGNLQATFPFAAGIRAGYPAVLPGQYGVPPGYVYQSPYLAAAAPGGLVPLPATQLTHAAAMAAASQFYEYQNVAAAAATYPGTSYNFAEAYPYTSAAAAGMCLKSVQSKDSNGLIHHHQQHNGSSPAVLARQRLEKALLPPFLPSVLRSNANAAAASYVTPYTYATLPGAAAGLPAAAAAAATAAGAAFPGLPYQTTPQEARLQ, from the exons ATGTTGATGCCTGGTGCCGCTGGTCTCAGTGCCGTCGGTGCGGTTGGCGCTGTTGGGGCGCCAGGGCCGGACGAACTAGTCTCAGGCCTTGGTGCGTTAGCTGGTACTACGCCTCAACAAAAAGATACTACTTGGACAAAACTTTTTGTTGGGGGTTTACCCTACCACACAACTGACAAAAGTCTCAGGGAACATTTTAACGTATATGGCGATATCGAGGAAGCCGTGGTCATTACCGATAGGCAAACTGGGAAAAGTAGAGGCTATGGTTTC GTGATCATGGGAGACAGGCCAGCAGCAGAGAGGGCGTGCAAAGACCCTAACCCTATAATCGACGGTCGCAAAGCAAACGTCAACCTGGCAATTCTAGGAGCTAAGCCCAGGGGTAATCTACAAGCGA CATTCCCGTTCGCTGCTGGCATTCGAGCTGGATACCCCGCAGTTCTTCCTGGCCAATATGG GGTGCCACCAGGTTACGTGTACCAGTCGCCTTACCTGGCGGCTGCGGCGCCAGGTGGTTTGGTACCGCTTCCGGCGACACAGTTGACCCATGCAGCAGCGATGGCAGCAGCGTCACAATTTTACGAGTACCAAAACGTCGCGGCAGCGGCCGCCACGTATCCGGGAACATCGTACAATTTCGCCGAGGCGTATCCTTATACCAGCGCCGCCGCGGCTGGTATGTGTTTGAAAAGTGTCCAGAGCAAGGACAGCAACGGGCTGATACACCACCACCAGCAGCACAACGGTAGCAGCCCTGCGGTGCTGGCACGCCAACGATTGGAGAAAGCTCTCCTGCCGCCCTTTCTGCCGTCCGTGCTACGTAGCAACG CGAACGCAGCAGCAGCAAGTTACGTGACACCGTATACGTATGCGACGTTACCAGGTGCAGCAGCAGGATTACCAGCAGCAGCGGCTGCAGCTGCAACAGCGGCAGGCGCGGCCTTCCCAGGACTCCCGTATCAAACGACGCCTCAGGAAGCAAGATTGCAATAG
- the LOC126866905 gene encoding RNA-binding protein 24-like isoform X2 — protein sequence MLMPGAAGLSAVGAVGAVGAPGPDELVSGLGALAGTTPQQKDTTWTKLFVGGLPYHTTDKSLREHFNVYGDIEEAVVITDRQTGKSRGYGFVIMGDRPAAERACKDPNPIIDGRKANVNLAILGAKPRGNLQATFPFAAGIRAGYPAVLPGQYGVPPGYVYQSPYLAAAAPGGLVPLPATQLTHAAAMAAASQFYEYQNVAAAAATYPGTSYNFAEAYPYTSAAAAANAAAASYVTPYTYATLPGAAAGLPAAAAAAATAAGAAFPGLPYQTTPQEARLQ from the exons ATGTTGATGCCTGGTGCCGCTGGTCTCAGTGCCGTCGGTGCGGTTGGCGCTGTTGGGGCGCCAGGGCCGGACGAACTAGTCTCAGGCCTTGGTGCGTTAGCTGGTACTACGCCTCAACAAAAAGATACTACTTGGACAAAACTTTTTGTTGGGGGTTTACCCTACCACACAACTGACAAAAGTCTCAGGGAACATTTTAACGTATATGGCGATATCGAGGAAGCCGTGGTCATTACCGATAGGCAAACTGGGAAAAGTAGAGGCTATGGTTTC GTGATCATGGGAGACAGGCCAGCAGCAGAGAGGGCGTGCAAAGACCCTAACCCTATAATCGACGGTCGCAAAGCAAACGTCAACCTGGCAATTCTAGGAGCTAAGCCCAGGGGTAATCTACAAGCGA CATTCCCGTTCGCTGCTGGCATTCGAGCTGGATACCCCGCAGTTCTTCCTGGCCAATATGG GGTGCCACCAGGTTACGTGTACCAGTCGCCTTACCTGGCGGCTGCGGCGCCAGGTGGTTTGGTACCGCTTCCGGCGACACAGTTGACCCATGCAGCAGCGATGGCAGCAGCGTCACAATTTTACGAGTACCAAAACGTCGCGGCAGCGGCCGCCACGTATCCGGGAACATCGTACAATTTCGCCGAGGCGTATCCTTATACCAGCGCCGCCGCGGCTG CGAACGCAGCAGCAGCAAGTTACGTGACACCGTATACGTATGCGACGTTACCAGGTGCAGCAGCAGGATTACCAGCAGCAGCGGCTGCAGCTGCAACAGCGGCAGGCGCGGCCTTCCCAGGACTCCCGTATCAAACGACGCCTCAGGAAGCAAGATTGCAATAG